One window of the Anas acuta chromosome 12, bAnaAcu1.1, whole genome shotgun sequence genome contains the following:
- the SMAD3 gene encoding mothers against decapentaplegic homolog 3 isoform X2, translating into MEMCEYAFNMKKDEVCVNPYHYQRVETPVLPPVLVPRHTEIPAEFPPLDDYSHSIPENTNFPAGIEPQSNYIPETPPPGYLSEDGETSDHQMNPSMDAGSPNLSPNPMSPAHNNLDLQPVTYCEPAFWCSISYYELNQRVGETFHASQPSMTVDGFTDPSNSERFCLGLLSNVNRNAAVELTRRHIGRGVRLYYIGGEVFAECLSDSAIFVQSPNCNQRYGWHPATVCKIPPGCNLKIFNNQEFAALLAQSVNQGFEAVYQLTRMCTIRMSFVKGWGAEYRRQTVTSTPCWIELHLNGPLQWLDKVLTQMGSPSIRCSSVS; encoded by the exons ATGGAGATGTGCGAGTACGCCTTTAACATGAAGAAGGATGAAGTCTGCGTGAATCCTTACCATTACCAAAGAGTGGAAACCCCAG TGTTACCTCCAGTGCTGGTGCCTCGGCACACGGAGATCCCAGCTGAGTTCCCGCCGTTAGACGATTACAGTCACTCTATTCCAGAGAACACTAACTTCCCAGCAGGTATCGAGCCACAGAGCAACTACATTCCAG AGACACCCCCTCCAGGCTATTTGAGTGAGGATGGAGAAACTAGTGACCACCAGATGAACCCCAGCATGGATGCAG GTTCTCCAAACTTATCACCAAATCCTATGTCTCCTGCACACAATAATCTGG aTCTGCAGCCTGTTACCTACTGCGAGCCAGCTTTCTGGTGCTCGATATCCTACTATGAACTCAACCAGCGAGTGGGGGAGACTTTCCACGCCTCCCAGCCCTCTATGACCGTGGATGGGTTCACCGACCCATCCAACTCTGAACGCTTCTGCCTTGGTTTGCTGTCTAACGTGAACAGAAATGCAGCAGTGGAACTCACGAGACGACACATTG GAAGAGGAGTAAGGCTCTACTACATTGGCGGCGAGGTGTTTGCCGAGTGCCTTAGTGACAGTGCCATTTTTGTCCAGTCTCCCAACTGCAACCAGCGCTACGGCTGGCACCCAGCAACAGTCTGCAAGATTCCCCCAG gaTGCAACTTGAAGATTTTCAACAACCAGGAATTCGCAGCTCTCCTGGCTCAGTCAGTGAACCAGGGCTTCGAGGCCGTGTACCAGCTGACCAGAATGTGCACGATTCGGATGAGCTTCGTCaagggctggggagcagagtACAG GCGGCAGACTGTGACCAGCACTCCCTGCTGGATCGAGCTGCACCTCAACGGTCCCCTGCAGTGGCTGGACAAGGTCCTCACCCAGATGGGCTCCCCCAGCATCCGCTGCTCCAGCGTCTCCTAA